Genomic segment of Synechococcus sp. A18-25c:
CAAGCCAGTCCACACAGACCCTCACCTACGAGGCAGGGGGTATTGGGAACCGCTCGAACACACACACGGCCTGGAAACGTGTGCTGCAGTCGTTCCAGAGTGATTCCCGCCAACACCGAAATCACCAGTGACGACGTCGAGTCCGCGGGTGGCAACACACCAGCGGCTACAGCGTCGAGTTGTTGGGGCTTGACCGCCAGCAACTGCACCGGAGCCATCCAGGCTTGCGCGGCCTGGGGGTCTGAAGCCGAAACCACCGTGAAGCCCGCTGGCAATTCAGTGCGCAGACGTTGCACGCTGTCCTCACGCGCCACAACTCCAATGCAATCGGAGGCCGCAAAAATGCCACGCTCAACCAGCGGTCGCACCAAGGCCTGAGCCATTCGGCCCAGACCGATTACACCGACGGAAGCAGTCACCGAAGCAGACGCGCTGGTCAGAGGGCTGTGGCGTCAGACGCCGCCCAGGCCGGAGCCGGAGCAACGCTGGCGTCAGAAGACGCCTGTTCCACATCCTTGGTCACCACCGTGGGCGTGGTGCTCTCTTCCTGACTGGCATTAGTAACCGTGACACAGCTGGGGGCAAACAAGAAAATGCTTTCGCCAACTCGCTCCTGATGGCCATCGATGGCAAAAGTGCCACCAGCCACAAAATCCACGGCACGTTGAGCCTGATCAGGCTCCATCATCGTGAGATTGAGGATGACGGTCTTGCGCTCGCGCAGGGCCTGAATGGCACGGGGCATCTCGTCGAAGCTACGAGGCTCCATCAGTGACACTTCAGCAGCACTGGAGCTGATGCCTGGCATACCGATCACATTGGTGCCTGAAAAACTTTGATCCATCTCAAACGGATTGGATGCATCGAGTGGAGCCAGAGCACTGCTGTTCGCAGAGGTCATGCCCGACACAGCATCATCGTGCTCACCCGTGTCGTAATCGAGCTCGTCATAGTCGCCGTCCAGGTAATCATCCCCTGCAACGACCGCACGAAGGCGAGAAATCAGCGACACCGGAAATCTGCGGAACCTTGTCCCTGAATAGCGCTCCGCGGAGTTGTGAGCAAGCGTGTCCGCATGGATTGATGTCCATTCCGGACAGTGGACGTGATCCGCCGCTCTCAGGGCCCTCACTGGGGGCGAGCACCAAACAGCGCTGATCCAACCCGCACCCAGGTGGCACCGGCAGCTGCGGCCTCAGGCCAATCGCCGCTCATGCCCATCGAGCACTGCGGCAGATCCATGGCATTGGCGAGCTGTCGGCAATCCTGAAACAGCCCGCGACGATCAGCTTCTGAGAACCCCAGCGGGGCCATGGTCATCAACCCGCAAGGATTGAGACCCTGCAACTGACGCAAGCCAGGCCAGGCCTGCTTCAGCTCGATGGGGTCCCAGCCCGTCTTGTCAGGATCAGGCCGAAGCTTGACTTGAAACAACACCGAAGGACGCCGGTTCTCCTCTAACGCAATGCGAGAGACACGCTGCGCGAGAGACAGCGAATCGATGGAATGAACCCAATCGAAGGCCTTCACCACCGGTCGCACCTTGTTGGCCTGCAACCGTCCGACGAAATGCCAGCGCAGACCCGCCAGATCCGACAGCTCCTGCTGCTTCGGCAGCGCCTCCTGAACACGGCTTTCTCCGAAGTCGGACTGGCCGCAACACGCCAGCTCACGCACCGCCGAGGCAGGCTGGCGCTTGCTGACAGCCAGCAAATGGACGCCATGGGGAAGCCTGTCGCGCAACTGCTCCCAGCGGCTCTGAAGCTCCGTCATCCGCGCTGCCCCACGTGCATGGCTCAGATGAAGGTCTGATCAAACAGCTGCTTCCAGCTCTCGTGCTCTTCCGGTGAATCCCGACGGCTCCGGGCCAAGTTCAGTTCAGCATGATGCCGAGCATCGAGATAAGGAATGACCTCAAACTGAGCCCCACGTGGCTGCAGTGTCACCAGGAAAAACATGCGCTGGGCGTACAACGTGGCGTAGACATCCCGTCCCTCACCAGCTGGCGCCACTTTGTAAAGCATGCCAAAGGTGGGGTGATTGAGATAACCCTCAGCGCTCACAGATCCACGAATAGTGATTACAGGGCACCGTACCTGGCGCGCAGGACAAGCACCAAGACCAGGCCAACAGCAGCCAGCCCATTGAGAAGCCGTTGGGCACCGATCTGTGACGAGGGTTCGGGGCGAAAGGCTTCGGCGGGCAACCAAGTTCCACCGCGAGCCATCAAGGCTTCAGCCCCCTGTTCAGCTCGAAGCAGGATGTTGGCCAACAGACGTTCACCCACCGACAACACCAGTCCAAACGAGGCCTTAAAGCCAAGCCGGCGCAGATTGACGGCTCGACTGGCCAGGGAACGCAGCAGGTTTTGAAGCTCTTCCTGCACCAGGGGAAGAAAACGCAGCGCAAGCAACAATTGAAAACTGAGCCGATCCACGGGCACGCCGAGTTTGGCAAGCGGAGCCAGCCACCAGCTGAGCGCCCACATCAACTCCTCACTGGGCGTGGAGAGCAGCATCAGATTGACGCTGTGCACCACCGTCACGATCAGCGTGGCGCTGTTGAGGCCCAGTTCAGCCGAACGTCTGTCGACTACGAGCGGGCCTAACTGGAACGAACCGAGCTGAAGAGGGCCGAGGCGCACCAACTCCCAGGAGGGCGATGTCAACAGGAGACCCGGGACCTCTTCAGTGGGGCGGAGGTTCAAGCTGGCGCCAGGCTCACCGGTGGGCAGCAGCATGGCGAGCAGACCGATGCCACAGCCCAAAAGAACAACGAGCAGCAGGGAGCGCCACCACAAACGTGGCGGTAAGCCACTGACCGCGGTGATGAGAACAAGCGCCAGCACAAGCGCCAACCGCCAAATCGGCCCCGCAAGCACGGGTGTGAGCAGAAACATCAGCACCCACGACAGCTTGAGGCGCGGGTCGAGCTGACGCAGCCACCCCGCGGCACCATCCACGTACTGCCCAATCGGGATCTGCCTCAGCCAATCCATTGCGATCAGCCCTATCGGTTCTGCTGCCTGGCGAGATCCCGTTCGGCATCACGCTGCTGCTTGCCCCGCCAGAACAACTTCAGCGGTGATCCATCAAAGCCCAGTCCCTCTCGAATCTGGCGCTCCACGTAGCGGCGATAGGTGTCACCAAACAACTTGGGATCATTCACAAACAGCGTGAAGCTCGGCGGACGACTGGCCACCTGCGTGCCGTAATACAAACGCCCTTGCCGGCCGCCACGGGTGGTAGGCGGACTTCTCCAACTCAGAGCTTCCTTCAGCACCTCATTGACCACAGAGGTGCTCACCCGACGGCGATGTTGCTCAACTGCGAGAGCAGCCAGAGCAAAGATGCTGTCCACCCGCTGCCCCGTCAGTGCCGACGTGAACAGCATCGGAGCCCAGTCGAGGAAGTAGAGCTTGGCGCGCAGCTCCTTTTCCATGGCGGTCATCGTGTGGCTGTCTTTCTCGACGGCATCCCATTTGTTCACAACCACCACACAGGCCCGGCCATCTTCCTCAATCCGGCCCGCCAGGCGCTGATCCTGCTCGGTGACGCCATCCAGCGCATCAATCACCAGAACACAGACATCACTGCGTTCAATCGCCTTGAAACTGCGGTTGATCCCGAAGAACTCAGGGCCGTAGTTGACACTGCGGCGACGACGGATTCCTGCCGTGTCCACCAGACGCCAAGGCCTGTTTTCCCGCACGATGCTGGTGTCAATCGTGTCGCGGGTCGTGCCGCGAATCGGACTGACAATGGCGCGCTGTTCACCGCAAATCGCATTGAGCAGGCTGGATTTCCCCACATTGGGCCGGCCGATGATGGCCATCTGGATGGGTTCTTCCTCATCACCCTCCTGATCCTTGGGAGGGAAGAACTTGAGCGCCTGGTCCAGCACCTCGGCCGTGCCAGCACCGTGGATGGCCGACACCGGATAGGGCTCGCCGAGACCAAGACTCCAGAATTCAGCCGCCATGGCCAGACCCTGCTCGGCCGACTCGCACTTGTTGACAGCGAGCAGAATCGGACAGGGCTGGCCGCGCAGAAATTCAGCGATGGACTCGTCGGCAGCCGTCAGCCCCTGCTGCCCATCCACAATCACCAAGGCAACGCTGGCTTCCTCGAGAGCCAGAGCCGCCTGCTCTCGGATTTCCGGCAAAAACTCACTGTCATCGTCGAACACCAACCCACCGGTGTCCACAACCTTGAACTCGCGATCTCCCCAGTAACCGTCCTGATACGTGCGGTCACGGGTCACCCCTGGCTCATCGTGAACGATGGCTTCTCGGCTGCGGCAAAGGCGATTCACCAGCGTGGACTTGCCAACGTTGGGGCGCCCGATGATCGCGACGACGGGACGCGCCAAGTGGGTCTCAAGCGGGGACTGACTTGACAGTACAGAGGCGCCTGCGTGAAAGCCCCTCACGATCTCTTGGCGCGAACGAATAGGAATTCTTTTGGGGCGAGACTCGTGAGACCAAAGCGAGACAGCTAAGTAGTGCAGTGCGGCCGCTGTCACAACACCATGCTTGAACTGATCGCCACTCTTGTGGTTGACCTCTCCGACCAGAAGTTGACCGTTTACGACGCCAATCAGGAGATCGTGCGGGTGATTCCCGTGAGCACCGGTAAGGCGTCAACGCCGACGCCCACAGGAGAAGCTCAGGTGCTCACCAAATACCGATCCGTGACCATGAGCGGTCGTGGATATGTGGCACCAGGCGTGCCCTATGCCATGTGCATCACCTCCAACGAAATGATCTGCATGCATGGAGCTCCCTGGCAGGAGGAGGCTGGTCAGGCCTTTGGCGTTCCTCGCAGCCGTGGATGCGTTCGCATGCCAACCCACCAGGCGCAATGGCTGTTCGAGAACACGCCCAAAGGCACCAAGGTGGTGATCCAAGCTTGAAGCCCACTTAGCCCACTAGTTAGCCCACTGGCGGGTCGCCAGGATGCCCCTGCACCGGATCGGCCGGCGCTTCCAACAGCGGCGGTAGCGCCCCCTCTTCAAGCAGCGGCTTCCCCTCAAGCGCCAAGGAAGCCAGCAACCAGTTGACCACCGTGGCCCGGCGGGTTCGGCGTGGATAGAGCTCACCGATGCGATAGCCCGTGAAGTGGAGCTGCTCCTTCAAAAGCTGCTTGTAGGGCTTCGGAATCGAACGCGTGAGACGCACGGAAGCCGGCCGCACGGCGATCACCTGAGGGGCCTCCGGGAAAGCTTCTCCCCAGTCGGAGGGTGTCTGCGGACCGGCTCGCCAGAGACCGTCGACGGCGCTGGAGGGGCGGTAGCCCAAACGCTCCCACACCAGCTGGGCGACAAACTGATCGCTCAAACGGTCCTCAAGAATCGCCATCAGCAGAGGCCGGGTCAGACTCCAGCTGGGAAACGTCATCAGCAGCATGCAGATCTGACCATGCTTCGGCGCTGAGGGCCCCCTGGCAACCCCCTAAGCAGCACCTTTACCGACCGCTTCATGTACGTGTTTGACACCACACTCGAGCCGGAGACGTCTTTGGTGGCAAACCAGGCCTACCAGCGGCTGGTCTTTCGGCTGCCTGAGGACGTTATGACGGCAGTGAAGCGCGACCAGCGCCGCATGCTGAAACGGCTGTCGACTGGGAAGGCTGCGCCCCCTTGGCATGGCGACGGCAGGGTGTGCTTCATCTACAGCGCGTCCACAAGCAGCAGCACTCCGGTGTTTGTGGACCGTCGCGACTCTCCCCTGGGAGACCAAGGGCTTCAACGGGTGCGGCCAGGCTGCAAGGTGCGACTGACCCTGCGTCAGGTCTGGCGTCGCCAGCAGAAGCCAGGCACCAAACTGCAGGTCCTGAAAGCGCAGATCCTCCATCTGGACGCACCGCATCAGGGGGGACTTGCTAGCCCGCACAGCATCCAGGAGGTGAGCCTTGCGCTCCCCCTTGACCTCCTACAAGACGTTGAGCGACTGGCGCTCCACGAAGATTGGTCGACGCAGGCCTGGCTGCGCAACGCCATCGAAACGCAGGTGCACCGGACCCGCCACCAACTCGGCTTGGATGAATCCATGGCTTGATTCGCCGAAACTGGCCACTGGCGACAATGGGGTGATGGCATCCCCATTGATCACCAGGGAACTGAGACTGCGTGGCAGCCGCGTTGAGCGCACCTTGCGCTGCCGCGTTCTGCAATCACCGCTTGCAGGCGTCAGCGATCGGATCTTCCGCTCCCTGGTGCGGCGTTGGTCGTCCGACGCCCTGTTATTCACCGAAATGGTGAATGCCACCAGCCTCGAACTCGGCCATGGCCGAGCCAAGGTGGAAGAACTCAGCGGAGAACTTGGACCAATCGGCGTCCAATTGTTCGACCACCGACCTGCAGCCATGGCAGATGCCGCTCGTCGGGCTGAAGACGCCGGCGCCTTTTTGGTGGACATCAACATGGGTTGCCCGGTGCGCAAGATTGCACGCAAAGGCGGTGGGAGCGGCCTGATCCGCGATCCTGAGCTGGCCTGCCAGATCGTCGACGCCGTGGCTGCCGCCGTTGGCGTGCCAGTGACCGTCAAAACTCGACTCGGCTGGTGCGGCGGAACGGAGCAGCCGTCAACGCAGGCTGATGCTGTGGCCTGGGGTCGCCGGCTCCAGGACGCCGGGGCTCAGCTTTTAACCCTGCATGGCCGCACCCGCGAACAACGCTTCAGCGGCAACGCGAACTGGGCCGCGATCGCGGCCGTCAAACAAAGCCTCCACATCCCCGTGATCGCTAATGGCGACGTCAATAGCCCAGACGACGCTTTGCGCTGCCTGAAGGTCACCGGTGCTGATGGCGTAATGGTGGGACGTGGAACGATGGGCGCCCCTTGGCTTGTGGGTCAAATCGATGCCGCACTGAATGGACGGCCCATCCCACCAACACCAGACCCACGGGAACGCCTGACGCTGGCGGCTGAACAATTGCAGGCCCTGGTGGAAGCACGAGGCGATCACGGCCTGCTGATCGCGCGAAAACACATGAGTTGGACATGCACTGGCTTCCCTGGTGCCTCGCAATTCCGCCAGCAACTGATGCGGGCCTCCACGCCAAATCTCGCCCTGGAGTTGTTGAAGCACCAGCAGGACCAGTTGGCGTCAGAGGCCAAGGCTGCCTAGCCCAGCAGAAGGTCACGGGTACCCGTAATCGCTTGGGTCGCCAGCAACAGTGCCACCAACACATTCAGGGACACATGCAATCGGCGCATCCACAGCCTGCTGGCGATCTCCCGCTGCACAGCCATCGTGAACAGGAGCAAAGCGAGAAGCGCGAGGCCACCCCAGGTGTGGGATTCCCAGATCGCTAGAGCCAGGAGAGACCGTTCCGCCATCAACAAAGGCTGCAGGCTGATCAGCAGCAGAAACAGCCAGCAGCTCCATGCGAACAGCAAACGGAACATCAAACGCCGCGTGCGAAGGAGCGCCACGAAAGCTGCGGCAGCAGCCGCAGCCTGCAGAGAAACCACAAGCCAGGTCGCCAAACCAGCGCCAGCACCCGCTAATCCATGACCCAAAGCAATGAGCACGGCCAACAGCAGAGCACCTGTGGCCCAGCGGCCATGATCCACATGCTCCACAGGAACCGTGGGAGCAATCGGATTGAGCTGCAACCGCCGCTCCCTGGCCAGGATCCCCAACCTGATCGTTGCTCCGATCACGGGATAGACAAACAGAATGATCAGCACTGGATGCACCAACGCCAACCATTGGCTCACGGCAAGCGATGGAAAGGCAGCAATCAAGGCAACACCTCAGGCCAGAGCTGACGGATCAGCAGAAGTGAGAAATAGGGTCTCGCATCGGGGGGCACTTGAGAGGCGGAAGCCACCCACTGATCAGACCAACCCACCCGTTGCGCGAACAGAGCCTGATCCAGCAGCCCCATCTCCGTCAGAGCCGCACACACCCAGGGCCAACGGTGGCCCACTTTGATCAACCCGAGCACAGTTGACGCATCGCGTGCGCTCTGCAGGAGTTTGCGAAAGTCCGAAGCCGTCTCCGGACATGGACGGATCAGCAGTCCTTCTTGCTGGAGTGCCAAGGGAAGATCGACCGCCACGCCTGCTGCTGCGGCAGCAGCAGCACAAACCGAAGGGATCCCAGGAATCAGCGCAAAGGGAAGGTCGGGATGACGCCGACGCAGAGCCAGCTGCACGTAACTACCCGTTGCAAAGAGGGACACATCCCCCTCACAGAGCAACACCACCCTGCGACCTGCCCTCACATGGCGGGCGAGTGCGTCGGCAGCCTCGTGCCAGGCGGAAATTCTCGGCTCTGCCTCCGCCACCATCGGGAACGCGAGGGGCAGAAGTTGTTGTTGCGGCTGCAACCACGGCAAAGCAATGGCCAATGCCAACCCCGACTCTCCTTCACGGGCCACAGGATGAGCCACCACGTCGGCCTGCTCCAAGGCCTTCACCGCAGCGACCGTAAGCAATTCTGGATCACCAGGACCAACTCCTACCAGCGTCAACCGATCAGGAGCAAACTTGGGTGCCAAGGACAACGGCGCGGGGGACGGATCAACCATCCAGCATGCTGAATGGGTTGGTCAGGGGCTGTTTCCACGGCCATTTGCAGCATGAGTGAGCTGACGCTGTTTTCGGATCGCTCCAGCGACGTGCTTCTGCACACCCAAGACAGAGCTCTGATCGAAAGGGAGCTCAAGCGACGCGGAATTGGCTTTGAACGCTGGCCAACACAGACGCGGCTTGACCAAAGCGCTGGCCAGGAGGAGATCCTGGCGGCCTACAAGCACGACATCCAACGAACCCAGGCGCGCGGGAACTACCCCACCGTTGATGCCATTCGCATCCAGCCGGACCATCCCGAACGAGCCACCCTGCGCCAGACATTCCTGAATGAACACACCCACAGCGAAGACGAAGTTCGCTTTTTCGTGGAGGGCCATGGCCTGTTCTGCCTTCACCTTGGGGACGAGGTGATCCAGGTGTTGTGCAAAGCCTCGGATTGGATCAGCGTTCCTGCAGGAACGCGTCACTGGTTTGATATGGGGCCGGAGCCGGAGTTCTGCGCCATTCGCTTTTTTTGCAATCCCAGCGGATGGGTGGCGGACTTCACAGGGGATTCCATTGCCAGCCGCTATCCCCTACTCACAACCCCCGCAAGCCTGCTGTAGCCGGTTGGTTGCGGTTGCACCGTCAAGCCGCGAGGAGCAGCCGGGAATCCACAGATGACTTGAAGGAAGCGGATTTGCCAGTTGCCACCTTCACCGACTCTTCATCAGCGAGCAACAAAGCTGCTTCAAGGTCGGCACAACGGCCAATGAGATCACGAAGGAGTGGATCGGCTTTGAGGCCATTCCACTGCTCGTCGGTGGTGCCATTCCGCAGAGCCTGCAGGGAGTCAGCAACAGCGGTCACAGGGTCAATCATTCGACACGCGACGTCACTGGGTCAATCCTAGAAGCGGCCCAAACAACATTGCGCGCCTCGTCAGACCTCTTGTGATCCAAAGTCACGAAAGTCTGACCTTGATGCCTTACGACGATCTCAACCAAACCTGACGCAACAAACAAGCTGGGCACTGATCAACTCCTTCAGATCGAAATCGCGAAAAGGCCGAAGCATCCCTCAAAAACAGACACCTCAACCCGGAGCGATACCGGCCAAGCAGCCAGTCCTCGCTCATTCAGAGTTCAGCCATACATTGCATTGTCGGGAATGGCGTGTGCAAACCATGCAATGTTCGCTGAAGCATGATCAGCGGGGTCCACGCTGAGTGGATCTACATACCAACGGAACACACGCGCCTGATCATCAAATGTTCGGTAAACAGGAATGAGGTTCTGAGCATCGTTAATCTCATCAAAAACGCGGAAATCCTCAGCAATGTATTCATACCGAAAGCTTTGCGACCAAATAAATCGCTCCGTGGGGTCTGCCGTCCAGACCGTTTGGCCAGTGATCTGATCACGGAAACGCGATGTCGATACAGAATCGCTGAGGTCTGCAGTACTGAGGAACAAAGGATCA
This window contains:
- a CDS encoding PipX family protein codes for the protein MSAEGYLNHPTFGMLYKVAPAGEGRDVYATLYAQRMFFLVTLQPRGAQFEVIPYLDARHHAELNLARSRRDSPEEHESWKQLFDQTFI
- a CDS encoding acireductone dioxygenase, which produces MSELTLFSDRSSDVLLHTQDRALIERELKRRGIGFERWPTQTRLDQSAGQEEILAAYKHDIQRTQARGNYPTVDAIRIQPDHPERATLRQTFLNEHTHSEDEVRFFVEGHGLFCLHLGDEVIQVLCKASDWISVPAGTRHWFDMGPEPEFCAIRFFCNPSGWVADFTGDSIASRYPLLTTPASLL
- a CDS encoding DUF1823 family protein, yielding MTFPSWSLTRPLLMAILEDRLSDQFVAQLVWERLGYRPSSAVDGLWRAGPQTPSDWGEAFPEAPQVIAVRPASVRLTRSIPKPYKQLLKEQLHFTGYRIGELYPRRTRRATVVNWLLASLALEGKPLLEEGALPPLLEAPADPVQGHPGDPPVG
- a CDS encoding L,D-transpeptidase yields the protein MLELIATLVVDLSDQKLTVYDANQEIVRVIPVSTGKASTPTPTGEAQVLTKYRSVTMSGRGYVAPGVPYAMCITSNEMICMHGAPWQEEAGQAFGVPRSRGCVRMPTHQAQWLFENTPKGTKVVIQA
- the proC gene encoding pyrroline-5-carboxylate reductase; translation: MTASVGVIGLGRMAQALVRPLVERGIFAASDCIGVVAREDSVQRLRTELPAGFTVVSASDPQAAQAWMAPVQLLAVKPQQLDAVAAGVLPPADSTSSLVISVLAGITLERLQHTFPGRVCVRAVPNTPCLVGEGLCGLAWGQGVTPEQQRWVRDVFAPVSEVLELPESRLDAFLALTSSGPAYVALIAEALADGAVAAGLPRDQAHHLAQRTLGGTAALLQQQKLHPAQLKDMVGSPGGTTMAAVRKLEQAGLRSALIEAVLAATEHGSSLR
- the cobI gene encoding precorrin-2 C(20)-methyltransferase — its product is MVDPSPAPLSLAPKFAPDRLTLVGVGPGDPELLTVAAVKALEQADVVAHPVAREGESGLALAIALPWLQPQQQLLPLAFPMVAEAEPRISAWHEAADALARHVRAGRRVVLLCEGDVSLFATGSYVQLALRRRHPDLPFALIPGIPSVCAAAAAAAGVAVDLPLALQQEGLLIRPCPETASDFRKLLQSARDASTVLGLIKVGHRWPWVCAALTEMGLLDQALFAQRVGWSDQWVASASQVPPDARPYFSLLLIRQLWPEVLP
- a CDS encoding YggS family pyridoxal phosphate-dependent enzyme, which produces MTELQSRWEQLRDRLPHGVHLLAVSKRQPASAVRELACCGQSDFGESRVQEALPKQQELSDLAGLRWHFVGRLQANKVRPVVKAFDWVHSIDSLSLAQRVSRIALEENRRPSVLFQVKLRPDPDKTGWDPIELKQAWPGLRQLQGLNPCGLMTMAPLGFSEADRRGLFQDCRQLANAMDLPQCSMGMSGDWPEAAAAGATWVRVGSALFGARPQ
- the der gene encoding ribosome biogenesis GTPase Der: MARPVVAIIGRPNVGKSTLVNRLCRSREAIVHDEPGVTRDRTYQDGYWGDREFKVVDTGGLVFDDDSEFLPEIREQAALALEEASVALVIVDGQQGLTAADESIAEFLRGQPCPILLAVNKCESAEQGLAMAAEFWSLGLGEPYPVSAIHGAGTAEVLDQALKFFPPKDQEGDEEEPIQMAIIGRPNVGKSSLLNAICGEQRAIVSPIRGTTRDTIDTSIVRENRPWRLVDTAGIRRRRSVNYGPEFFGINRSFKAIERSDVCVLVIDALDGVTEQDQRLAGRIEEDGRACVVVVNKWDAVEKDSHTMTAMEKELRAKLYFLDWAPMLFTSALTGQRVDSIFALAALAVEQHRRRVSTSVVNEVLKEALSWRSPPTTRGGRQGRLYYGTQVASRPPSFTLFVNDPKLFGDTYRRYVERQIREGLGFDGSPLKLFWRGKQQRDAERDLARQQNR
- a CDS encoding DUF4079 family protein, whose protein sequence is MIAAFPSLAVSQWLALVHPVLIILFVYPVIGATIRLGILARERRLQLNPIAPTVPVEHVDHGRWATGALLLAVLIALGHGLAGAGAGLATWLVVSLQAAAAAAAFVALLRTRRLMFRLLFAWSCWLFLLLISLQPLLMAERSLLALAIWESHTWGGLALLALLLFTMAVQREIASRLWMRRLHVSLNVLVALLLATQAITGTRDLLLG
- a CDS encoding cell division protein SepF produces the protein MSLISRLRAVVAGDDYLDGDYDELDYDTGEHDDAVSGMTSANSSALAPLDASNPFEMDQSFSGTNVIGMPGISSSAAEVSLMEPRSFDEMPRAIQALRERKTVILNLTMMEPDQAQRAVDFVAGGTFAIDGHQERVGESIFLFAPSCVTVTNASQEESTTPTVVTKDVEQASSDASVAPAPAWAASDATAL
- a CDS encoding CbiQ family ECF transporter T component produces the protein MDWLRQIPIGQYVDGAAGWLRQLDPRLKLSWVLMFLLTPVLAGPIWRLALVLALVLITAVSGLPPRLWWRSLLLVVLLGCGIGLLAMLLPTGEPGASLNLRPTEEVPGLLLTSPSWELVRLGPLQLGSFQLGPLVVDRRSAELGLNSATLIVTVVHSVNLMLLSTPSEELMWALSWWLAPLAKLGVPVDRLSFQLLLALRFLPLVQEELQNLLRSLASRAVNLRRLGFKASFGLVLSVGERLLANILLRAEQGAEALMARGGTWLPAEAFRPEPSSQIGAQRLLNGLAAVGLVLVLVLRARYGAL
- the dusB gene encoding tRNA dihydrouridine synthase DusB, producing the protein MASPLITRELRLRGSRVERTLRCRVLQSPLAGVSDRIFRSLVRRWSSDALLFTEMVNATSLELGHGRAKVEELSGELGPIGVQLFDHRPAAMADAARRAEDAGAFLVDINMGCPVRKIARKGGGSGLIRDPELACQIVDAVAAAVGVPVTVKTRLGWCGGTEQPSTQADAVAWGRRLQDAGAQLLTLHGRTREQRFSGNANWAAIAAVKQSLHIPVIANGDVNSPDDALRCLKVTGADGVMVGRGTMGAPWLVGQIDAALNGRPIPPTPDPRERLTLAAEQLQALVEARGDHGLLIARKHMSWTCTGFPGASQFRQQLMRASTPNLALELLKHQQDQLASEAKAA